From the Sphingobacteruim zhuxiongii genome, the window TTAGCTGCGATTGAATTCTTGAAAACCATTCCTCACGTAGATTCTGAACACTTAGTAAACGAGTACTTAAAAGAAGGTAAACGTGTATTAGCAGAAGGTGCTCAAGGAACATTGTTAGATGTTGACTTCGGATCTTATCCATTCGTTACCTCTTCTAACACAACTACAGCAGGTGCTTGTACAGGATTAGGTATCGCCCCTAACAAGATTGGTGAAGTATTTGGTATTTTCAAAGCGTATGCGACTCGTGTAGGTGGAGGTCCATTCCCAACAGAATTAGATAATGAAACAGGTGAACAATTACGTCAATTAGGACATGAGTTCGGCGCTACTACAGGTCGTGCTCGTCGTACTGGATGGATTGATCTTCCTGCATTAAAATATGCAATCATGATCAACGGTGTAACTGAGTTGATTATGATGAAAGCAGACGTATTAGATACTTTTGAAAAGATCTACGTTTGTACGCACTATAACTACCAAGGTGAGCAGATAGATTATATGCCATATGAGATTATTACCAACAAACCAGAGCCTGTATTAAAGGAAATCGAAGGTTGGAATCAAGATCTTACAGGAATTCGTTCGAAAGATGAAATCCCTGCAGCATTACAAAACTACATTGATTACTTAGAGCAGGAATTAAATGTTCCAATCAAGTATTTATCTGTAGGTCCTGATCGTACGCAAACTATCGAATTATAAGACAGACATGGCCGAAGCCATTTTTGAAGTGAATACCGATTTGTTTTTGTCTAAGGCCCTACAGTGGTCGAAAGGCTTTGATCAAGTTTGCTTATTTCAATCTAATGGATTTAGCGATCAATATTCACAAGTAGACTGTCTATTGGCTGTTGCTGCGAAAGAGGTATTTACATCTACAGCAGGTCAATCAACATTCGAACGTTTAGAACAATTTAAATCCCGGTTTCCAGATACATGGATCCCGGGATTTCTTAGTTATGACCTAAAGAACGAACTGGAAGATCTACATACCCAATTCCCTAATCGGACAGGATTTCCAGACGCTTACTTCTTTGTTCCTCAATATATCCTGCGCTTCAAATCAGGCAGCGTACAGATCATAGCGGATTTCCCAAATGAGATTTATCAAGCAATCCAAAAGGAGGAAACCTTAGACCCTTCCTATCAAGTACGCGGGCAAGTGAGATCCAGGATGTCGAAAGATGACTATTTTCAGGCCTTTCATCATATTCTGGACCATATCAAGCGAGGTGATATCTATGAGGCGAATCTGTGTCAGGAATTCTATGCAGAATCCGCACATATCGATCAGCCGGAAAGCTTATTTCAGAAACTGAATGAGCTATCTCCTACCCCGTTTGCTTGTTTCTTTCGCGTCAATCAATCTTATATCTTGAGTGCGTCTCCGGAGCGTTTCCTAGCGAAGCGAGGAAATACCTTAATCTCTCAGCCAATCAAGGGTACTGCGCCACGTGGGAAGAATGAGGCTGAGGATATAGCTCTCAAGCAAAACTTAGCGAGCAACCCGAAAGAGATTGCAGAGAACGTCATGATAGTCGATTTAGTAAGAAATGATTTAACACGTAGTGCTATCCCCGGCACCGTGCAGGTTACAGAGAAGCTAGGGCTATATAGCTTTAAGCATGTTCATCAGTTGATTTCAACAATCTCCTGTGAAAAGAATCCCGAATTAACGGATGCGGAAGTCCTTGAAAATACGTTCCCTGCTGGATCAATGACTGGTGCTCCAAAAATATCAGCCATGCAGCTTTGCGACCTTTACGAAACCGCTCGTAGAGGTGTTTATTCTGGCGCCATTGGTTACTTCGCCCCAGAAGGAGATTTCGACTTTAACGTCGTTATTCGCACGATCATCTACCATGCTGAAAATCAATACCTATCCTTCCATACGGGTGGAGCGATCACAATCGATGCAGAAGCAGAAAAGGAATATGCCGAATGTTTAACGAAGGCATCTGCGATTCTTTCGGCATTAGGGCAATCTCTTTAAATAAATTAAACAGAAACTCAAGTTGTTGTGATTATTTCTTCAATAAACTATCAATATCATTAACATTTTTGTATTTTTGAAGTTAATTATAAGGCTGTGGTTTTCGCTAATAGATCACAGTAACTATGTTTATTTTGTTTTAAAAATTAATGGGACGTCATATCTTAAAAAGAGAACAAGCAATTACGTTTGTTAAGGAGACTTTTGCGACTAAACTCAAGCATGCATTAAACCTAATTCCAGTATCGTCACCTATTGTGGTATTGGATGGAACAGGCATCAATGATGATTTAAATGGCATTGAGCGACCAGTATCCTTTCCGATAAAATCACTACAAGACCAAAGAGCCGTTGTAGTACATTCTTTGGCGAAATGGAAAAGAATTCGTTTAAAAGAATTGGAATTAGAACCGGAAGAAGGAATTCTTACCGACATGCGCGCCTTGCGTCCCGATGAGGACTACTCCCCGATTCACTCTATCTATGTAGATCAATGGGATTGGGAAAAATGTATCCTTCCAAAAGATAGAAGCTTAGCCTATTTAAAACTAACGGTAGAGAAAATCTATCAGGTTATCTATGAAACTGAACAGGCTGTCGCTGCACAGTATCCACATATCGCTGCTGTATTACCTTCAGAGATTCACTTTGTATCGGCTGAGGAGCTCTTGCAAAAATACCCAAACAGTACGGGTAAGGAACGTGAGAATGCTATTGCTAAAGAATACGGTGCAGTTTTCATTTACGGAATTGGCGGTTCATTAACCAATGGCGAGCCACATGACGGGCGTGCAGCTGATTACGATGATTGGAGCACAGGAAATGAGCGTGGATATCATGGCTTAAATGGAGATATTCTCGTTTGGAATCCAATCCTAAATACTGCCTTTGAATTATCTTCAATGGGTATCCGCGTCGATAAGAAAGCTTTGTTAACGCAATTAGAGATCCGAAACAGTCTAGATCGTCAAAAATTAACGTTCCATCAAATGTTATTGAATGATCAACTTCCAGAATCAATTGGTGGTGGTATTGGTCAATCACGTATTTGCATGTTTATGTTGAAGCTTCAACACATCGGGGAAGTACAAGTAAGCATCTGGGATCAATTGAAAAAGACAGAACTACTCGATAAAGGTGTCGAAC encodes:
- a CDS encoding adenylosuccinate synthase, whose protein sequence is MQVDVLLGLQWGDEGKGKIVDVFCPKYDLIARFQGGPNAGHTLEFDNKKFVLNTIPSGIFNEDTLNLIGNGVVIDPIILKRELDNLKAAGFDPVGKGKLVLARKAHLILPTHQLLDAASESNMGAGKIGSTLKGIGPTYMDKTGRNGLRVGDTTLSDFNERYEKLKQKHLSMLSHYGEIPDFAEKEQAFLAAIEFLKTIPHVDSEHLVNEYLKEGKRVLAEGAQGTLLDVDFGSYPFVTSSNTTTAGACTGLGIAPNKIGEVFGIFKAYATRVGGGPFPTELDNETGEQLRQLGHEFGATTGRARRTGWIDLPALKYAIMINGVTELIMMKADVLDTFEKIYVCTHYNYQGEQIDYMPYEIITNKPEPVLKEIEGWNQDLTGIRSKDEIPAALQNYIDYLEQELNVPIKYLSVGPDRTQTIEL
- a CDS encoding anthranilate synthase component I family protein, with amino-acid sequence MAEAIFEVNTDLFLSKALQWSKGFDQVCLFQSNGFSDQYSQVDCLLAVAAKEVFTSTAGQSTFERLEQFKSRFPDTWIPGFLSYDLKNELEDLHTQFPNRTGFPDAYFFVPQYILRFKSGSVQIIADFPNEIYQAIQKEETLDPSYQVRGQVRSRMSKDDYFQAFHHILDHIKRGDIYEANLCQEFYAESAHIDQPESLFQKLNELSPTPFACFFRVNQSYILSASPERFLAKRGNTLISQPIKGTAPRGKNEAEDIALKQNLASNPKEIAENVMIVDLVRNDLTRSAIPGTVQVTEKLGLYSFKHVHQLISTISCEKNPELTDAEVLENTFPAGSMTGAPKISAMQLCDLYETARRGVYSGAIGYFAPEGDFDFNVVIRTIIYHAENQYLSFHTGGAITIDAEAEKEYAECLTKASAILSALGQSL
- the asnA gene encoding aspartate--ammonia ligase — its product is MGRHILKREQAITFVKETFATKLKHALNLIPVSSPIVVLDGTGINDDLNGIERPVSFPIKSLQDQRAVVVHSLAKWKRIRLKELELEPEEGILTDMRALRPDEDYSPIHSIYVDQWDWEKCILPKDRSLAYLKLTVEKIYQVIYETEQAVAAQYPHIAAVLPSEIHFVSAEELLQKYPNSTGKERENAIAKEYGAVFIYGIGGSLTNGEPHDGRAADYDDWSTGNERGYHGLNGDILVWNPILNTAFELSSMGIRVDKKALLTQLEIRNSLDRQKLTFHQMLLNDQLPESIGGGIGQSRICMFMLKLQHIGEVQVSIWDQLKKTELLDKGVELL